In Salinibaculum sp. SYNS191, the genomic window ACACGTACTGCCTCACGGTGTCCGAGACTCACCGGTTGTCGGCGAACGGGTTGGCAGTCGGTCAGTGCGACGGTGACGAAGACTGCGTCATGCTGCTCCTCGACGGCCTCCTCAACTTCAGCAAGAAGTACCTCCCGGACCAGCGGGGCGGCCGAATGGACGCGCCCCTGGTGATGTCCTCGCGCATCGACCCCTCGGAGATCGACGACGAGGCGCACAACATGGACATCATGCGGGAGTACCCTCGCGAGTTCTACGAGGCCACCCGCGAGATGGCCGACCCCGGCGAGGTCGAAGATATCATGACCATCGCCGAGGAGCGCCTGGGGACCGACGGCGAGTACACCGGGTTCGACCACACCCACGACACGACCAACATCGCGGCGGGGCCGGCGCTGTCGGCGTACAAGACGCTGGGGTCGATGACCGAGAAGATGGACGCACAGCTCTCGATTTCGCGGAAGCTCCGGGCGGTCAACGAGTCCGACGTGGCCGAGCGCATCATCGAGTACCACTTCCTGCCGGACCTGCTGGGCAACCTCAAGGCCTTCTCCGGCCAGGAGGTGCGCTGTCTGGGCTGTGGCGAGAAGTACCGCCGCGCGCCGCTGACCGGCGACTGCCGGGAGTGTGGCGGCGACATGACGCTGACCGTCCACGAGGGGTCGGTCAACAAGTACATGGACACGGCCATCCGCGTCGCCGAGGAGTTCGGTGCCCGCGACTACACGAAACAGCGGCTGAAGATACTCGAAAAGCGCATCGAGCGTATCTTCGAGAACGACAAGAACAAGCAGTCGGGTATTGCGGACTTCATGTGAGTGAACCGCTCGCTCTTTTCGCGCCGCTACTCCAGGCGGTAGCGTCGTGTCGGCTCCCCCTCGAAGTGGGGGCCGGTGCCGACTTCCTCGAAGCCGGCGTCGCGGGCGGCCTGCCGGGCGCGCTCCTCGCTCTCGGGGGCGAGCAGTTCGACGGCCATGTTCTCGGTGCGGGCGAAGCGGACCGGCTCGTCGAGTAACCGCTCGACGGCGTCGGGGTCGCCCTCTATCTGGGTGATGTGGACGGTTCGCTCGCGCGCGTCGTAGCTGACGAACCCGACGATGTCCTCGTCGCGCTCGGCGACGCGGACGGTCCGGTCGTGGATGAGGTTGCGCATCACGTCGCGTGGCGTATCCGTCAGGTCGGCGAGGCGCTCGGCGTCGGCTTCCACGGCGTCCCGGACATCCATACCCGAATCCTTGGGCGCCACGCCAATTAAACCACGTGCCGGTAGCTCCCTGGCCCGGTGCCCTTCCGGCAGATGAACACAGTTATCCTGGGTGACGACAAAGCCGCAGCCAATGAGTCACGGACCCACACAGCGGGTGGTAGCATGCGTATAGTCGCCAAGTTCGGCGGGACGAGCGTCGCCAACGGCGACCGCATCAACCGCGCCGCCAACTCCATCGCCTCGGCCGTCGAGGACGGCCACGAGGTCGCGGTGGTCGTCAGCGCCATGGGGGGCACGACGGACCACCTGCTCGACGAGATGAAGTTCGACGCCAGCGAGGTGGACCGCGCCGAAATCGTCTCGATGGGCGAGCGCACCTCCGTCCGGATGCTCAAGGGGGCACTGCAGGCCCGGGGCATCGACGCGGAGTTCCTCGAACCCGGCCGCCCGGAGTGGCCCATCATCACCGACGAGTACGGCGAGGTCGACGTCGAGGAGACCACCAGCCGCGCACAGGACTGTGCCGAGTCGATGGCCAGCGGGAAGGTCCCGGTTATCACCGGCTTCCTCGCCCAGGACCACGACGGCACCATCACGACGCTGGGCCGCGGCGGCAGCGACACGACGGCGGTCATGCTGGGCAACTACATGGACGCCGACGAGGTCGTCATCGTCACCGACGTCGAGGGCGTCATGACCGGCGACCCCAACGTCGTCGAGGGCGCGCGCAACGTCGGCGAGATCACCGTCGACGAACTCCGCAACCTCTCCTTCCGCGGCGCGGAGGTCGTCGCTCCGTCGGCGCTGCGGTACAAGTCCGGTGACCTCTCTGTCCGGGTCGTCCACTACCAGCACGGCGACCTGCTGACCGGCGGCACCTCTATCGAGGGCGAGTTCGAGAACCTCATCGCCCTGCACGAGCGGGAACTGGTCTGTCTCACCGCCGCCGGCCGTGCCATCCGGAACCAGCCGGGGATTCTCTCACAGCTGTCGACCGCCCTCGCGGACGCCGAAATCAACGTCGAGACGGTCTCCAGCGGCATGGACTCCATCTCCTTCTACGTCGACCGGAAGTACGCCGAGGAGGCCGAGACGCTGCTGCACGACGAGGTCGTCGCCGACGAGACCCTCTCCAGCGTCACCGAGGAGGCCGGCATCGCGGCCATCCGCGTCACCGGCGGGGAACTCCAGAGCCAGGAGGCGGCGGTCAAACAGCTCATCGACCCGCTGGCAGAGGAGCACATCTACCTCCACGACGTCATCACAAGCGCCACCTCCGTCTCACTGTTCGTCCCCTGGGACCAGCGCGAGGACGTCCTCGAGCTCATCCAGCACGTCGTCTAGCGACCCTCTAACAGTCTGGTCCCGATTTCTGTCGGCAGGTCGGTGTCCTCGACAGCCGAGACGACGCGGTCGACGTCGTACTCCACGCGGTGTTCCTCGACGGTCAGGTCCGCCAGGTCCAGCACGGCGTAGGCCGCCCGCGGGTCGCTGTCGCGTGGCTGGCCGACGCTGCCGGGGTTGACGACGACGCCCTCCTCGAATTTCGCGTGGTGCTGGACGTGGGTGTGACCGAGCACGAGCACGTCCTCGTCGCCGAGCAGGTTCGGCGCGAACTCCCGCGGGAAGGTGTAGCGGTCGGGATTCTCCGGGTGGCCGTGGACGATTTTGACCCGGCCGTCCAGTTCGCGGCGCTCGTCGGGGAGGCCAGCCAGCCACTCGATGGCCTCGTCGTCGAGGTGGTCGCGGGCGTAGCGGACGCCCGCACCGGCCTGGCTGTTGAACGAGAAGGTGTCGCCGCCGGCGACCGCCCGGTCGTGGTTGCCCATCACCGTCGGCACGCCCTCCTCGCGGACCCACTCGACGCACTCGGCCGGCCAGGGGTTGTAGCCGACGACGTCGCCGGCACACAGCAGCGCGTCGATGGGGGGCATGTCCTCGACGACGGCGTCCAGCGCGACCCTGTTCCCGTGGATGTCGGAGACGAGACCGACCTTCATTGTCGGGGGGTGGGCCGCCGCGGGCTTCAATCCCCGCCCCCGCTGGGTTTTTGCTCCCCTGTTCCGAACGGGCGGGTAGATGGACCTGGAGTCGATTCCCGGCGTCGGCACGAAGACGGCGGAGGCGCTGGCCGACCTGGACGACCCCGAACGCGCACTCGAAGACGGCGACGTGGCGGCGCTTTCTCGCGCCCCCGGCATCACCGAGGGCCGGGCGGCCCGCATCGCCCGCGGCGCGATTCGACAGCGCCACGACGACCCCGGGGGCTTCGCCGCCACCCCGCGAGCGCGGGAGATACACCGCGAGGCTCTCTCCTTGCTCCAGGAGCGGACGGTCACTGACTACGCCGCCCGCCGCCTGGAGACGCTGTACCCCAGCGGCGTCCGGTCACGCATCGACGAAGTCCGCGAGTTCGCCCGGACAGCGGTGGAGCGCGACCCGGACGAGGAGGTCGCAGCAGCCCTGGCGGAGGTGGCCCCGCTCGACTCGCCCAGCGGTGTCCGGGTCCGGGACCGCTGTCTCGCCACGCAGGACGCCGAGACCTACGCGAAGGCCAAGGAAGCGATTCCCGAGGTCAGCGTCGAGGTGGTCGACGACGCCAAGCAACTGGCGGAACTGGCCCGCGGGTACGCCACCGTCGTCGCGCTGGACGAGGCGTTCGCCGGCGTCGACGTGGAGGGGGACGTCCGGGTCGAACCCGACGCGCTCGACAATCCCGTCGAAGTGGTCCCCGAGCGCGCGCTGCAGTTTTTCGCGACGAACCGGGACCGCATCCGCGCCGCCGCGGCGGTCCACCGCGCCGCCGACATGGACGCCCCCTGCGACCTCGACGCGCTGTCGGCCGCGCTCGACGACCTGGCGGCC contains:
- a CDS encoding aspartate kinase codes for the protein MRIVAKFGGTSVANGDRINRAANSIASAVEDGHEVAVVVSAMGGTTDHLLDEMKFDASEVDRAEIVSMGERTSVRMLKGALQARGIDAEFLEPGRPEWPIITDEYGEVDVEETTSRAQDCAESMASGKVPVITGFLAQDHDGTITTLGRGGSDTTAVMLGNYMDADEVVIVTDVEGVMTGDPNVVEGARNVGEITVDELRNLSFRGAEVVAPSALRYKSGDLSVRVVHYQHGDLLTGGTSIEGEFENLIALHERELVCLTAAGRAIRNQPGILSQLSTALADAEINVETVSSGMDSISFYVDRKYAEEAETLLHDEVVADETLSSVTEEAGIAAIRVTGGELQSQEAAVKQLIDPLAEEHIYLHDVITSATSVSLFVPWDQREDVLELIQHVV
- a CDS encoding metallophosphoesterase family protein; translated protein: MKVGLVSDIHGNRVALDAVVEDMPPIDALLCAGDVVGYNPWPAECVEWVREEGVPTVMGNHDRAVAGGDTFSFNSQAGAGVRYARDHLDDEAIEWLAGLPDERRELDGRVKIVHGHPENPDRYTFPREFAPNLLGDEDVLVLGHTHVQHHAKFEEGVVVNPGSVGQPRDSDPRAAYAVLDLADLTVEEHRVEYDVDRVVSAVEDTDLPTEIGTRLLEGR